From Segatella copri, the proteins below share one genomic window:
- a CDS encoding bifunctional 3,4-dihydroxy-2-butanone-4-phosphate synthase/GTP cyclohydrolase II: MSEIKLNSIEDAVKDFKEGKFVIVVDDEDRENEGDLIIAAEKIDAEKVNFMLKHARGVLCAPITLSRCDELDLPHQVSENTSVLGTPFTITVDKLEGCSTGVSAHDRAETIKALADPNSTPQTFGRPGHINPLYAQDNGVLRRSGHTEAAIDLCKMAGLYPAGALMEIMNEDGTMARLPELMKMAQEWNLKVISIKDMIEYRLKKESLIEVGEEVDMPTEYGHFRLIPFRQSSNGLEHMALIKGEWKEDEPILVRVHSSCATGDILGSKRCDCGQQLHKAMQMIDEAGKGVVIYMQQEGRGIGLMNKIAAYKLQEEGYDTVDANTHLGFKPDERDYGCGAQMLRHLGVHKMRLLTNNPVKRVGLEAYGLEIVENVPIEVVPNKYNERYLKTKRDRMGHTLHLG; the protein is encoded by the coding sequence ATGTCAGAAATCAAATTAAATAGCATCGAAGATGCTGTAAAAGACTTCAAGGAAGGAAAGTTCGTCATTGTTGTAGATGATGAAGACCGCGAAAACGAAGGCGACCTCATCATTGCCGCAGAGAAGATAGACGCAGAAAAAGTAAACTTCATGCTGAAACACGCAAGAGGTGTACTCTGCGCCCCTATCACCCTGAGCCGCTGCGATGAACTCGACTTGCCTCATCAGGTTTCAGAGAACACCTCAGTATTGGGTACACCATTCACCATAACCGTAGATAAACTGGAAGGCTGCTCTACCGGTGTTTCTGCACACGACCGTGCCGAAACTATCAAAGCACTTGCCGACCCGAATTCTACCCCGCAGACTTTTGGCAGACCGGGTCACATCAATCCGCTCTACGCACAAGATAACGGTGTGTTAAGAAGAAGCGGACACACAGAAGCTGCCATCGATCTTTGTAAAATGGCAGGCCTCTATCCAGCAGGCGCACTTATGGAAATCATGAATGAAGACGGCACCATGGCACGTCTGCCAGAACTGATGAAGATGGCACAGGAATGGAACCTCAAGGTTATTTCTATCAAAGACATGATAGAATACCGACTCAAGAAAGAATCACTCATCGAAGTGGGCGAAGAGGTTGACATGCCTACAGAATACGGCCACTTCCGCCTCATTCCGTTCCGCCAGTCTAGCAATGGTCTGGAGCACATGGCACTCATCAAGGGAGAATGGAAAGAAGACGAGCCTATCCTAGTCCGTGTTCACTCTTCTTGCGCTACTGGCGACATTCTGGGCAGCAAGCGTTGTGACTGCGGCCAGCAGCTCCACAAGGCCATGCAAATGATAGACGAGGCAGGAAAGGGAGTTGTTATCTACATGCAGCAGGAAGGACGCGGCATCGGTCTGATGAACAAGATTGCAGCCTACAAGCTTCAGGAAGAAGGCTACGATACCGTTGACGCCAATACTCATCTCGGTTTCAAGCCAGACGAGCGCGACTATGGTTGCGGTGCACAGATGCTCCGTCATCTTGGTGTACACAAAATGCGTCTGCTCACCAACAATCCGGTAAAGCGCGTAGGTCTCGAAGCATACGGTTTGGAAATCGTAGAAAATGTACCTATCGAAGTTGTGCCAAACAAGTACAATGAGCGTTATCTCAAGACCAAGAGAGACCGCATGGGGCACACTTTGCACCTCGGATAA
- a CDS encoding energy transducer TonB: protein MAKIDLYDPKWVDMVFAGKNKEYGAYQLRKGTSGRNIKALLILVIAAALVGGFLAWKVIEQKQAEEQQAYMEAMELAKLQQQAKKEEKKKEPVKPKVEMKKEIPVARETQKFTAPVIKKDELVKEENQVKQMDKLDDKVAVGTENKEGVKDRTVEAVRNDIAVAAPPPPPAPKPEVATKVFDVVEEMPSFPGGQGALMSYLASNIKYPVVAQENGVQGRVIVSFVVERDGSISDVRVARSVDPSLDREAQRVVKSMPRWKPGKQNGSAVRVKYTVPVVFRLQ, encoded by the coding sequence ATGGCAAAAATTGATCTTTACGATCCTAAATGGGTCGATATGGTTTTCGCCGGAAAGAACAAGGAGTATGGTGCATACCAGCTCCGTAAGGGTACTTCTGGCCGAAATATCAAGGCTCTGCTTATCTTGGTCATTGCTGCAGCTCTCGTGGGTGGTTTTTTAGCTTGGAAGGTTATTGAACAGAAACAGGCTGAAGAGCAGCAAGCATATATGGAAGCTATGGAGTTGGCTAAACTCCAGCAGCAGGCTAAGAAGGAAGAAAAGAAGAAGGAGCCAGTGAAGCCTAAGGTTGAAATGAAAAAGGAGATTCCTGTGGCTCGCGAAACTCAGAAGTTTACCGCACCTGTCATTAAGAAGGATGAACTCGTAAAAGAGGAAAACCAGGTTAAGCAGATGGATAAACTGGATGACAAAGTTGCAGTCGGTACTGAAAACAAGGAAGGTGTGAAGGACCGTACAGTTGAAGCTGTAAGAAATGATATTGCAGTGGCAGCTCCACCTCCACCACCAGCACCAAAACCTGAGGTTGCTACTAAGGTCTTCGACGTCGTAGAGGAGATGCCTTCATTCCCTGGTGGACAAGGCGCCCTGATGTCTTATCTTGCAAGCAACATCAAGTATCCTGTCGTTGCACAGGAGAATGGTGTACAGGGTCGTGTTATCGTATCATTCGTGGTAGAACGTGATGGTTCTATCTCTGATGTTAGGGTAGCTCGTTCCGTAGACCCTTCACTTGACCGTGAAGCACAGCGTGTCGTTAAGAGCATGCCTAGGTGGAAACCAGGTAAGCAAAACGGTTCTGCTGTACGTGTTAAGTATACTGTACCAGTTGTATTTAGATTGCAGTAA
- a CDS encoding pyridoxal phosphate-dependent aminotransferase, whose amino-acid sequence MAQLSDRLNRLAPSATLAMSQKSSEMKAQGIDVINMSVGEPDFNTPDNIKQAAKKAIDENYSRYSPVPGYPDLRKAIVAKLKNENGLEYTTNEVIVGTGGKQCVCNAVLALVNPGDEVIIPAPYWVSYPQMVKLAGGTPIIVNAGFDQDFKMTAEQLENAITEKTKMLILCSPSNPTGSVYSKEELAALAEVLKKHPEVFVLADEIYEHINYIGKHHSIAQEPGMKEQVIIANGVSKAYAMTGWRIGFLAGPEWIIKGCNKLQGQYTSGTCSVSQKAAEAAYTLDQSAVEEMRVAFERRRNLIVKLAKEVPGLEVNMPQGAFYLFPKCNSYFGKSNGEKTINNSTDFAMYLLEEAHVATVGGDAFGDPDCFRMSYATSDENIVEAIKRIKEALGKLK is encoded by the coding sequence ATGGCACAATTATCTGATCGTTTAAACAGATTGGCACCTTCAGCAACGCTGGCGATGTCACAGAAGAGTAGTGAAATGAAAGCTCAAGGTATTGATGTAATCAACATGAGCGTAGGTGAACCAGACTTCAACACTCCTGACAATATTAAACAGGCAGCAAAGAAGGCTATTGACGAGAACTATTCCCGTTATTCACCAGTACCAGGTTATCCTGACTTGCGAAAAGCAATTGTAGCCAAATTAAAGAACGAGAATGGTTTGGAGTACACTACCAATGAAGTAATCGTTGGTACAGGTGGTAAGCAGTGCGTCTGCAACGCAGTATTGGCACTCGTAAATCCAGGCGACGAGGTTATCATTCCTGCACCATATTGGGTAAGCTACCCGCAGATGGTGAAATTGGCAGGAGGTACTCCGATCATTGTGAATGCCGGTTTCGACCAGGACTTTAAGATGACAGCAGAGCAGTTGGAGAATGCCATCACAGAAAAGACCAAGATGCTCATTCTCTGTTCACCAAGCAACCCTACCGGTAGCGTATACTCTAAGGAAGAACTGGCTGCACTGGCAGAAGTACTCAAGAAGCATCCTGAAGTATTTGTGTTGGCAGATGAAATCTACGAACACATCAATTATATCGGCAAGCACCACAGCATTGCTCAGGAACCGGGCATGAAGGAGCAGGTTATCATTGCCAATGGTGTATCTAAGGCTTACGCCATGACAGGATGGAGAATCGGTTTCCTGGCTGGTCCGGAATGGATCATCAAGGGCTGCAACAAGCTCCAGGGACAGTATACCAGCGGTACATGTTCTGTCAGCCAGAAGGCAGCAGAAGCAGCCTACACACTCGACCAGAGTGCAGTAGAGGAAATGCGCGTAGCTTTCGAGCGCCGACGCAACCTGATTGTAAAGTTGGCTAAAGAGGTTCCAGGCCTTGAGGTAAACATGCCACAGGGTGCCTTCTATCTCTTCCCTAAGTGCAACAGCTACTTTGGCAAGAGCAATGGTGAGAAGACCATCAACAATTCAACCGACTTTGCCATGTACCTTCTCGAGGAAGCACATGTAGCCACCGTAGGTGGTGACGCATTCGGTGATCCAGACTGTTTCCGCATGAGCTATGCAACAAGCGACGAGAACATCGTTGAAGCTATCAAGCGCATCAAGGAAGCTTTGGGCAAGTTGAAATAA
- a CDS encoding ExbD/TolR family protein, with translation MGKVKIKKSDIWIDMTPMSDVMTLLLTFFMLTSTFVKNEPVKVNTPGSVSEIKVPENGVLTILVSPEKDKAGNPTGEGQVFMSIDNTDQLGATLSTMTGAFGVSLNPKQIETFKSEGLFGVPMGDLSTYLTMNASKRPQYLQTKGIPLDSIKGGMSEFQQWVDAARNVNEDIKIALKADASTPYKTVKRVMNELQDMDESHYYMITQLKQQGDE, from the coding sequence ATGGGTAAAGTAAAAATTAAGAAGAGTGACATCTGGATCGACATGACGCCTATGTCAGACGTTATGACCCTGCTGCTTACCTTCTTCATGCTCACCTCTACTTTCGTAAAGAATGAGCCAGTTAAGGTAAATACTCCAGGTTCTGTGTCTGAGATTAAGGTGCCAGAGAACGGTGTCTTGACCATCTTGGTTAGTCCTGAAAAGGACAAGGCTGGTAATCCTACCGGCGAGGGCCAAGTATTTATGAGTATTGATAATACTGATCAGTTGGGAGCTACACTGAGCACAATGACAGGAGCATTCGGCGTGTCATTGAACCCAAAACAGATTGAGACATTCAAGAGCGAGGGTTTGTTCGGCGTACCTATGGGCGACTTGAGTACTTATCTGACAATGAACGCTTCTAAGCGTCCACAGTATCTCCAGACTAAAGGTATTCCTCTCGACAGTATTAAGGGCGGTATGAGCGAGTTCCAGCAGTGGGTTGACGCAGCTCGTAACGTAAACGAAGACATCAAGATTGCCCTCAAGGCAGATGCTTCTACACCTTACAAGACCGTTAAGAGAGTGATGAACGAACTCCAGGATATGGACGAGAGTCATTACTATATGATTACACAGTTAAAACAACAGGGGGACGAATAA
- a CDS encoding MotA/TolQ/ExbB proton channel family protein produces the protein MATTKQAAPAKKSEGFQGVRGAFWIIVVCAIIAFTLFFTWFGNDMHFQDPGVQDHPADIWGTIYKGGVIVPVIHTLLLTVLAMTIERWLALKTATGTGALPKFVANIKAALNANDFAKAEQLCNKQRGTVANVVMASLNAYKSMESGANASLKKAQKVAKIQQAHEEATQLEMPTLTMNLPIIATIVTLGTLTGLLGTVTGMIKSFQAMGEGGGADSAALSVGISEALINTAFGILTSWCAVVSYNTFTNKVDKLTYALDEVGYSIAQTYEANHAEEA, from the coding sequence ATGGCAACTACAAAACAAGCAGCCCCAGCTAAGAAGTCTGAGGGCTTTCAGGGAGTAAGAGGCGCATTCTGGATCATCGTGGTATGTGCTATCATCGCATTCACATTGTTCTTCACATGGTTCGGAAATGACATGCACTTCCAGGATCCAGGTGTACAGGATCACCCAGCAGACATTTGGGGTACTATCTACAAAGGTGGTGTAATCGTACCAGTTATCCACACATTGTTGCTCACAGTGTTGGCTATGACAATCGAGCGTTGGTTGGCTCTTAAGACCGCTACAGGTACAGGTGCTCTTCCTAAGTTCGTTGCAAACATCAAGGCAGCTTTGAACGCTAATGATTTCGCTAAGGCTGAGCAGCTCTGCAACAAGCAGCGCGGTACAGTAGCTAACGTTGTTATGGCTTCTTTGAACGCTTACAAGTCTATGGAGTCTGGTGCTAACGCATCTTTGAAGAAGGCTCAGAAGGTAGCTAAGATCCAGCAGGCTCACGAGGAGGCAACTCAGTTGGAGATGCCAACTTTGACAATGAACTTGCCTATCATCGCTACAATCGTAACACTTGGTACTTTGACAGGTCTTCTCGGTACTGTAACCGGTATGATCAAGTCATTCCAGGCCATGGGTGAAGGTGGTGGCGCTGACTCAGCAGCACTTTCTGTAGGTATTTCTGAGGCGTTGATCAACACCGCATTCGGTATCTTGACATCATGGTGTGCCGTTGTATCTTACAACACATTCACCAACAAGGTAGATAAGTTGACATACGCACTCGACGAGGTAGGTTACTCAATTGCTCAGACATACGAAGCTAACCACGCAGAAGAGGCTTAA
- a CDS encoding ExbD/TolR family protein encodes MAKKESKQKKMNVRVDFTPMVDMLMLLITFFMLCTSLSKPQTMELTMPSNDENTQENQKNEAKASETVTLYVTADNKIYYGAGIPKYDDPTWIKETTWGSQGIRKVLREHATENGTRPVERIALAVKELNMDRQKNPKQYPDSIYQKKLSDLKAGNLKDGKIPTLTIVIKPTDNASYKNMVDALDEMQILNIGTYVIDKINGDDEKLLKSRNVKM; translated from the coding sequence ATGGCAAAGAAAGAAAGCAAACAAAAGAAAATGAATGTCCGCGTAGACTTTACGCCTATGGTGGATATGCTCATGCTGCTTATCACGTTCTTCATGCTGTGTACATCATTGAGCAAACCTCAGACTATGGAGCTGACTATGCCAAGTAATGATGAGAATACTCAAGAAAATCAGAAGAACGAAGCTAAGGCTTCTGAAACTGTGACACTCTACGTAACAGCAGACAACAAGATTTATTATGGTGCTGGTATTCCTAAGTACGATGATCCAACATGGATCAAGGAGACTACATGGGGAAGCCAGGGCATCCGTAAGGTCTTGAGAGAGCACGCTACAGAAAACGGCACACGCCCTGTAGAAAGAATCGCACTTGCTGTCAAGGAGTTGAACATGGACCGTCAGAAGAATCCTAAGCAGTATCCTGATAGCATCTATCAGAAGAAGTTGAGCGATTTGAAGGCTGGTAACTTGAAGGACGGAAAGATTCCTACTCTTACTATCGTCATCAAGCCTACAGATAATGCTTCATATAAGAATATGGTTGATGCACTCGATGAAATGCAGATTTTGAACATTGGTACGTATGTCATCGATAAGATTAACGGAGACGATGAGAAGCTTCTCAAGTCTAGAAACGTTAAGATGTAA
- a CDS encoding PstS family phosphate ABC transporter substrate-binding protein has protein sequence MKRTSYIFLGIGLTVLSMAFFSSCGEKKAKDGRTDTPTSGTIEFVADESLSPIIDEERSQFEYEFPKAKLKPKYTDEVTGLQMIKDFKTALLFTTRNLKDSEIAYLKSKSNVIPSVFPIGYDGLAFIVNKQNNDTCITVKDIKRILTGKATKWSDIVKGSKRGNIEVIFDNTRSATTNYVVDSVLHGAKMGAKIMAAKTSKEVIDYVDQNPGSIGVIGSNWLNDRRDSTNTTFKKNIHVMSVSIKDKATPMNSWKPYQAYLLDGRYPFVRTLYAIVVDPHKALPWSFANYISGPRGQLILFKTGLLPYRGDITIKTVNVKR, from the coding sequence ATGAAAAGAACATCTTATATTTTTTTAGGTATAGGATTAACAGTACTATCAATGGCTTTCTTCTCGTCATGTGGCGAGAAGAAAGCCAAAGATGGTAGAACTGATACTCCTACTTCAGGCACAATTGAATTTGTGGCTGACGAGAGTTTGAGTCCTATCATTGACGAAGAAAGAAGTCAGTTTGAGTATGAGTTCCCAAAAGCTAAACTCAAGCCGAAGTATACAGATGAAGTCACCGGACTTCAGATGATTAAAGATTTCAAAACAGCGCTTTTATTCACTACACGTAATTTGAAAGATAGTGAAATAGCCTACTTGAAGTCTAAAAGCAATGTAATTCCTTCTGTTTTCCCTATCGGTTACGATGGATTGGCATTTATTGTAAACAAGCAGAATAATGATACTTGTATTACGGTAAAAGATATCAAACGTATCCTTACAGGTAAGGCAACTAAATGGAGTGATATTGTGAAAGGTTCAAAGAGAGGCAACATCGAAGTCATTTTCGACAATACCCGCTCTGCAACAACCAATTATGTAGTAGACTCTGTACTGCACGGAGCTAAAATGGGTGCAAAAATCATGGCCGCAAAAACTAGTAAAGAGGTTATCGACTATGTGGATCAGAACCCAGGCTCAATCGGTGTTATCGGATCTAACTGGTTGAATGACCGCAGAGATTCCACAAACACTACCTTCAAAAAGAATATTCATGTAATGTCGGTTTCTATCAAGGACAAGGCTACTCCAATGAATAGCTGGAAACCTTATCAGGCATACTTGCTTGATGGTAGATATCCGTTCGTTAGAACATTATACGCTATTGTAGTTGACCCTCACAAGGCATTGCCTTGGAGCTTCGCAAACTACATTTCAGGACCAAGAGGTCAGCTCATCCTGTTCAAAACCGGTTTACTTCCATACAGAGGTGACATCACAATAAAGACCGTTAATGTAAAACGCTAA
- a CDS encoding LptF/LptG family permease: MLRIKKLDIFIAKQFGLLFMGTFFICQFVLMMQFLWRYIDELIGKGLTMDVMAQFFWYMGLMLVPQALPLAILLSSLMTFGNLGESSELTAIKAAGISLMQAFRSLIVITVIIMFGSFYFQNNVGPKSNMKLAQLLISMKQKSPELEIPEGIFYDGIPNCNLYVQKKDLKTGKLYGIMIYRMTDSYEDAAIILADSGMLQSTAEKKHLVLSLYSGEWFENMQSSALANTAAVPYRRETFVSKKIILDFDGDFSMTDAASLSGNAKGKSLEKINHDIDSLNQLYDSIGRIYLNEANARFYGGAQRINKKDSLKEIKKGEKLIFDTLYNKLPQDKKLMAVNQAQSTVQQELSDLDFKSMSTSDADYMIRQHKIEAINKFTLALSCLIFFFIGAPLGAIIRKGGLGFPVVISVLVFIVFFILDNTGYRMSRSGMWAIWFGKGLAPAVLTPLAIFVTYKATNDSSVFNMDVYKEFFMKLLGLRQKRHYFGKEVIITDPDYQADAEKLERINQDITLYNKEHKLVHLPNVINVFFKYEPDHEIERINAELEEVIEDLTNTANKYILHDMNQYPVLSVKAHTRPFERKWLNIIAAIIFPVGTLLYLRMWRFRLRLFRDLKVISQTNTDILHRIKEQKK; the protein is encoded by the coding sequence ATGCTTAGAATTAAGAAATTAGACATATTTATTGCCAAGCAGTTTGGTCTCCTTTTCATGGGAACTTTCTTCATCTGCCAGTTTGTGCTGATGATGCAGTTCTTGTGGAGATATATTGATGAACTCATCGGTAAGGGACTCACGATGGACGTGATGGCTCAATTCTTCTGGTACATGGGCCTGATGCTCGTACCGCAGGCCCTGCCATTGGCTATTCTCCTGTCTTCACTCATGACGTTCGGTAATCTCGGCGAGAGTTCGGAACTTACAGCCATCAAGGCTGCCGGCATTTCACTGATGCAAGCTTTCCGCTCACTCATTGTCATCACCGTCATCATCATGTTTGGCTCATTCTATTTTCAGAACAATGTGGGACCTAAGTCGAACATGAAACTGGCACAACTTCTGATTTCCATGAAACAGAAAAGCCCGGAGCTGGAAATTCCGGAAGGAATCTTCTATGATGGTATTCCAAACTGCAACCTTTATGTGCAGAAGAAGGATTTGAAAACCGGAAAGCTTTACGGCATCATGATTTACCGCATGACCGACAGCTATGAAGATGCCGCCATCATATTGGCAGATTCTGGCATGCTCCAGAGTACAGCAGAAAAGAAGCATCTTGTTCTGAGTCTCTACAGTGGAGAATGGTTTGAGAACATGCAAAGCAGTGCACTTGCCAATACTGCTGCCGTACCATACAGACGAGAGACTTTCGTTTCCAAAAAAATCATTCTCGACTTTGATGGAGACTTCAGTATGACCGATGCAGCTTCGCTTTCAGGAAATGCAAAGGGTAAAAGTCTGGAGAAAATCAACCACGACATCGATTCGCTCAACCAATTATATGATTCAATCGGAAGAATTTACCTGAACGAAGCCAACGCGAGATTCTATGGAGGTGCACAGCGCATCAACAAGAAGGACTCTCTCAAAGAAATCAAGAAGGGCGAAAAACTCATTTTCGACACCTTATATAATAAGTTGCCACAGGACAAGAAGCTCATGGCGGTAAACCAGGCACAGTCTACCGTACAACAGGAGCTTTCTGACCTTGATTTCAAATCGATGTCAACGAGCGATGCAGACTACATGATAAGACAGCACAAGATTGAGGCTATCAACAAGTTCACCTTAGCCCTTTCGTGTCTCATATTCTTCTTTATCGGAGCGCCATTAGGAGCCATCATCCGAAAAGGAGGACTGGGTTTCCCTGTCGTCATCTCCGTACTTGTGTTCATCGTCTTCTTTATCCTCGACAATACAGGATACAGAATGTCAAGAAGTGGCATGTGGGCCATCTGGTTCGGTAAAGGTCTTGCACCGGCAGTATTGACGCCTTTGGCTATCTTCGTAACCTACAAGGCAACCAATGACTCTTCCGTATTCAATATGGATGTTTACAAAGAGTTCTTCATGAAACTGCTCGGTTTACGACAGAAACGCCATTACTTCGGCAAGGAAGTCATCATCACCGACCCGGACTATCAGGCGGATGCAGAGAAACTGGAAAGAATAAACCAAGACATCACCTTATATAATAAGGAACACAAACTGGTTCATCTTCCAAACGTCATCAATGTATTCTTCAAATACGAGCCTGACCATGAGATAGAAAGAATCAATGCAGAATTGGAAGAGGTAATAGAAGATTTGACCAACACCGCCAACAAGTATATCCTGCACGACATGAACCAATATCCGGTTCTTTCTGTCAAGGCACATACACGCCCATTCGAGCGGAAATGGCTCAACATCATTGCAGCCATCATTTTCCCAGTGGGCACACTACTATATTTGAGAATGTGGCGATTCCGACTGCGCTTGTTCCGTGACCTCAAGGTCATCAGTCAGACCAATACGGACATCCTCCATCGGATTAAAGAACAGAAAAAGTAA